A stretch of the Aspergillus puulaauensis MK2 DNA, chromosome 6, nearly complete sequence genome encodes the following:
- a CDS encoding putative secondary metabolism biosynthetic enzyme (COG:E;~EggNog:ENOG410QDUV;~InterPro:IPR005814,IPR015424,IPR015421,IPR015422;~PFAM:PF00202;~SMCOG1013:aminotransferase class-III;~antiSMASH:Cluster_6.1;~go_function: GO:0003824 - catalytic activity [Evidence IEA];~go_function: GO:0008483 - transaminase activity [Evidence IEA];~go_function: GO:0030170 - pyridoxal phosphate binding [Evidence IEA]) has protein sequence MSTDEFVASSHILHRSFSERPAKIVAGDGINLVLENGKTVIDASCGPSVSCLGHTQPEITDAIINHLKNDIAYVYSGSPYTNGAAEELGDILLSHKPGGLSKAIFVNSGSEATDAALKLAIQYWHELGQPQRTHFISRKQSYHGNTIGALCVSGHDSRREFYQSFMSQNVSFLDPCYAYRMKRKGESDSDFTERLASQFENEILRIGPDRVAGFVAETVSGTTLGCLPPVPGYFKAIRDICDKYGVLLILDEIICGMGKTGTMHAWEQERISGPDIQTIGKALGAGFVPLSGVLLHQRIFDALSAGSKKLAHGHTFQAHPLACAAAVAAQKIIKRDNLIERVARMGDKLELLLRKEIEPLPLVGDIRGRGLFWAIEFVQDKQLKTPFSPKVDFCGQVVRQSLELGLNVLGNLGVTGEYQVDHVLVCPPYIVTDHELENIVHLLKTAIVKTSQPFLRSAHTNGQANGQTNGTTKY, from the exons ATGTCAACAGACGAGTTTGTTGCGAGTTCTCATATTCTGCACCGGTCCTTCTCCGAACGGCCGGCCAAGATTGTCGCTGGCGATGGCATCAACCTCGTCTTAGAAAACGGAAAAACAGTGATTGACGCCAGCTGCGGGCCATCGGTTTCCTGCCTTGGTCATACACAGCCTGAGATAACAGATGCAATTATCAATCACCTGAAAAATGACATTGCCTACGTTTACTCGGGCTCGCCGTACACCAACGGTGCAGCAGAAGAACTCGGGGATATACTGTTATCACACAAGCCTGGGGGTCTGTCAAAGGCGATATTCGTTAACTCTGGCAGCGAAGCAACCGACGCAGCCCTTAAGCTGGCCATACAGTATTGGCATGAACTCGGACAGCCTCAACGGACACACTTTATTTCCAGGAAGCAGAGTTACCATGGAAACACCATTGGTGCACTCTGTGTGTCGGGCCATGACTCTAGGAGGGAGTTCTACCAGTCCTTTATGTCTCAGAACGTTTCCTTCCTCGACCCCTGTTACGCGTACCGGATGAAGCGGAAAGGCGAGTCAGACAGCGATTTTACTGAACGACTTGCCTCCCAATTCGAAAATGAGATCCTGCGAATAGGCCCTGATCGCGTTGCTGGATTTGTAGCTGAGACTGTCAGCGGCACTACACTGGGATGCCTGCCCCCGGTACCGGGATATTTCAAAGCCATCCGTGATATCTGCGACAAGTACGGCGTCCTATTGATACTGGACGAAATCATTTGTGGCATGGGCAAAACGGGTACAATGCACGCATGGGAGCAGGAAAGGATCTCTGGTCCTGATATTCAGACGATTGGAAAAGCCCTCGGAGCTGGCTTCGTCCCTCTTTCTGGCGTATTGTTACATCAAAGAATTTTTGATGCGCTATCTGCCGGTTCGAAGAAGCTGGCACACGGCCATACGTTTCAG GCTCACCCCCTTGCCTGTGCCGCTGCGGTTGCAGCTCAGAAGATCATCAAGCGAGATAATCTAATTGAGAGAGTGGCACGGATGGGTGACAAGCTAGAATTACTTCTGAGGAAGGAAATCGAACCCCTTCCTCTTGTTGGGGATAtccgtggccgtggcctcTTCTGGGCCATCGAATTCGTCCAGGACAAACAATTAAAGACGCCTTTCTCTCCTAAAGTTGACTTTTGCGGTCAGGTTGTGCGGCAGTCTCTTGAGCTGGGATTGAACGTTCTTGGTAACCTGGGTGTCACTGGTGAATATCAGGTTGACCATGTCCTTGTTTGCCCGCCATATATCGTCACAGACCATGAGTTGGAAAACATCGTCCATCTGCTAAAGACTGCTATAGTGAAGACGAGCCAGCCTTTCCTTCGGTCGGCACATACAAACGGGCAAGCAAATGGGCAGACAAACGGCACGACTAAGtattag
- a CDS encoding uncharacterized protein (COG:S;~EggNog:ENOG410PQZC;~TransMembrane:9 (i30-52o64-87i99-117o158-177i225-241o247-266i372-390o396-420i441-460o);~antiSMASH:Cluster_6.1) gives MIHRYIRRPFRAFHTVKSSVNSRWVYLNTALTRCILAMSDLQLATGIGILISGYAQLRCGLSCYHWLVIGRLAWFSSLTHLSCLTLLRNYLHNRKSERQWRLALMLVLIIMLITAIVPTGRYDWTLDFEFDIHSSDDSPRPSEYAICWFSTLPPAYPFGTLLSMVVLVLLAGLGFIIRAIKLHKPLSDLLVKTRTRISEGLRRQLWMLYRCKTRRRGLPRFTGNALYYPALALFLSLRLFADHFSSMFFEVFWLLASFLIGLWSLLRAIHIFDPDPDFLGLFDDVSTNKWSFGQVMPVILLALPLIAILESFYPDNQAGVSSNVGTAPTDNISNSAPTMIGIPNMPPTVNRSTLNPDHNYYRYTTVMGAGTAYILLCELGLLLLALVYGLGTTPVLAATALGLGCITPLIGLWATVLVSFPIELLASRKGRSRYLRLLQPANVVLISCVSGGLIFVLSFFGV, from the exons ATGATTCACCGGTACATCAGGAGGCCATTTAGAGCGTTTCATACAGTCAAGAGCTCAGTCAATTCACGCTGGGTCTATCTCAATACAGCACTAACAAGG TGCATCCTTGCGATGAGCGATCTCCAGCTCGCCACCGGTATTGGCATACTTATCAGTGGCTATGCGCAGCTTCGCTGTGGCCTTTCGTGCTACCACTGGCTGGTCATAGGTCGTCTCGCCTGGTTCTCAAGTCTTACACATCTTTCATGCCTGACCCTTTTGAGGAACTATCTCCACAATCGAAAGTCTGAACGTCAGTGGAGACTAGCTCTGATGTTGGTACTTATCATTATGCTGATTACTGCCATTGTTCCCACTGGACGGTATGATTGGACTCTTGACTTTGAATTTGATATCCACTCCAGCGACGATAGTCCACGGCCGAGCGAGTATGCCATCTGCTGGTTTTCCACCCTGCCCCCCGCATACCCTTTTGGCACACTTTTGTCCATGGTCGTACTAGTTTTACTGGCTGGGCTAGGGTTTATAATCCGAGCCATCAAGCTTCATAAGCCTCTGTCTGACCTGCTCGTCAAGACGAGGACACGTATAAGCGAAGGCTTGCGCCGCCAGCTGTGGATGTTATATCGGTGCAAGACACGCCGGAGAGGGCTGCCGCGCTTTACAGGGAATGCTCTATATTATCCAGCATTGGCATTATTCCTATCATTGCGCCTCTTTGCCGACCATTTTTCCTCAATGTTCTTTGAG GTATTCTGGCTACTTGCCAGTTTCCTCATTGGCTTGTGGAGCTTGCTAAGGGCTATACATATTTTTGACCCAGATCCCGATTTTCTAGGACTCTTTGACGACGTGAGCACTAATAAATGGAGCTTTGGGCAGGTCATGCCCGTTattcttcttgcccttccTCTGATCGCTATACTTGAGTCTTTTTACCCAG ACAATCAGGCTGGTGTTTCCTCAAATGTGGGTACAGCTCCAACCGATAATATATCCAATAGCGCACCCACAATGATCGGGATACCAAACATGCCTCCAACGGTCAATCGCTCGACGCTGAATCCAGACCACAACTACTACCGCTATACAACTGTAATGGGAGCAGGGACTGCGTATATTCTGCTCTGTGAACTCGGATTACTGTTATTGGCCCTGGTCTATGGGCTTGGTACCACGCCGGTGTTGGCTGCAACTGCCCTAGGACTGGGGTGTATAACTCCGCTTATTGGGCTATGGGCCACTGTACTTGTTTCATTTCCAATAGAGCTGCTTGCGAGCAGGAAAGGCAGATCCCGGTACTTGAGGCTCTTACAGCCAGCGAACGTGGTGTTGATTTCCTGTGTTTCTGGAGGGTTGATTTTTGTACTCTCCTTTTTCGGTGTGTAG